One Campylobacter pinnipediorum subsp. caledonicus genomic window carries:
- a CDS encoding argininosuccinate synthase — MKKDVKKVVLAYSGGLDTSIILKWLQDEYNCEVVTFTADIGQAEEIELARKKALDLGVKPENIFIEDLKEEFARDYIFPMFRANAIYEGEYLLGTSIARPLIAKKQAEIAKQVGADGVSHGATGKGNDQVRFELGYYAFNSDLKIIAPWREWDLNSREKLLAYAEKNGIDISKKKGKSPYSMDANLLHISYEGLVLEDPALKPEDDMWRWTVSPKDAPDESEIITIGYEKGDPVSINSKKMSPAELLAELNRLGAKHGIGRLDIAENRYVGMKSRGCYETPGGTIMLKAHRAIESITLDSGAAHLKDELMPRYAELIYNGYWWSSERVMLQAAIDKSQEHVNGEVKLELYKGNVIVLGRSSATDSLFDEAYSTFEEDNVYDQKDAQGFIKLHALRFIIASKNGRKF, encoded by the coding sequence ATGAAAAAAGATGTTAAAAAAGTAGTTTTGGCGTATTCTGGAGGCCTTGATACTAGTATTATTCTAAAATGGTTACAAGATGAGTATAATTGTGAAGTTGTAACCTTTACAGCTGATATAGGTCAAGCTGAAGAGATTGAATTAGCTAGAAAAAAAGCACTAGATTTGGGTGTAAAACCTGAAAATATTTTCATAGAAGATTTAAAAGAAGAATTTGCAAGAGATTATATATTTCCTATGTTTAGAGCAAATGCAATATACGAAGGCGAATACCTGCTCGGCACTTCAATAGCAAGGCCACTTATAGCAAAAAAACAAGCAGAGATCGCAAAGCAAGTAGGAGCTGATGGTGTTAGCCACGGTGCAACTGGAAAAGGAAACGATCAAGTAAGATTTGAACTTGGATACTATGCTTTTAACTCTGATCTTAAAATAATAGCTCCTTGGAGAGAATGGGATCTTAATTCAAGAGAAAAACTATTAGCTTATGCTGAAAAAAATGGAATAGACATAAGCAAGAAAAAAGGCAAAAGCCCCTACTCTATGGATGCAAACTTGCTTCATATAAGTTATGAGGGTTTGGTTCTTGAAGACCCAGCATTAAAGCCAGAAGATGATATGTGGAGATGGACCGTTAGTCCAAAAGATGCACCAGATGAAAGTGAAATAATCACGATAGGATACGAAAAAGGTGATCCAGTAAGCATAAACTCAAAAAAAATGAGTCCAGCTGAGCTTTTGGCTGAGCTAAACAGACTTGGTGCAAAACACGGCATAGGAAGACTTGATATAGCTGAAAATCGCTACGTGGGAATGAAAAGCAGAGGTTGTTATGAAACACCGGGTGGAACTATCATGCTAAAAGCGCATAGAGCAATAGAAAGTATAACGCTAGATAGTGGAGCTGCACACCTAAAAGATGAGCTTATGCCAAGATATGCTGAGCTTATATATAATGGCTATTGGTGGTCATCAGAAAGAGTTATGTTGCAAGCAGCTATTGATAAATCACAAGAACATGTTAACGGAGAAGTTAAACTTGAGCTATATAAAGGCAATGTTATAGTTTTAGGTAGATCAAGCGCTACCGATAGCTTATTTGATGAGGCTTATAGCACTTTTGAAGAGGATAATGTTTATGATCAAAAAGATGCACAAGGATTTATAAAATTACACGCACTTAGATTTATAATAGCATCTAAAAACGGAAGAAAATTTTAA
- the era gene encoding GTPase Era — MKSGFVSIIGRTNAGKSSLLNALLNEKITIVSHKQNATRRKINGIVMHKDNQVIFIDTPGLHKSEKVLNKLMIEDAKKAMSDCDAIVFMASVYDSVLDYEEFLQLNPQKPHILVISKIDKVKNDVLLKKISEYQKFQDKFIALIPFSIKGNNYNNLLLDEIVKILPEHEYFFDPDFITNTNEKEIFKEFILESIYENLSDEIPYSSDVIIDKVIEKDQIVEIYSTIITEKKSHKSMIIGKDGNTLKRIGIHARKLICNLVGKKIFLKTNVIIKKGWTKDEKFISSQNLY, encoded by the coding sequence TTGAAGTCTGGTTTTGTTAGCATCATAGGGCGAACCAATGCTGGGAAGAGTTCGCTCTTAAATGCTTTACTTAATGAAAAAATAACAATAGTTTCGCACAAACAAAATGCCACAAGAAGAAAAATTAATGGCATAGTGATGCATAAAGATAATCAAGTAATTTTTATAGATACTCCAGGACTTCATAAAAGCGAAAAAGTTTTAAACAAACTTATGATAGAAGATGCAAAAAAAGCCATGTCTGATTGTGACGCGATAGTGTTTATGGCATCTGTTTATGATAGCGTTTTGGATTACGAGGAATTTTTACAATTAAACCCACAAAAACCTCATATTTTAGTCATTAGTAAGATAGATAAGGTAAAAAATGATGTTTTACTAAAAAAAATATCAGAATATCAAAAATTTCAAGATAAGTTTATAGCTTTAATACCTTTTAGCATAAAGGGAAATAACTACAATAATTTGCTTTTAGATGAAATAGTCAAAATTTTACCAGAACATGAGTATTTTTTTGATCCAGATTTTATAACAAACACGAACGAAAAAGAAATTTTTAAAGAATTTATATTAGAATCAATATATGAAAATTTAAGTGATGAAATACCTTATTCTAGCGATGTTATTATTGATAAAGTTATAGAAAAAGATCAAATTGTTGAGATTTATTCAACAATAATAACAGAAAAAAAATCACATAAATCAATGATTATTGGCAAAGATGGAAATACCTTAAAAAGAATAGGCATACATGCTAGAAAATTAATTTGTAATTTAGTTGGAAAAAAAATATTTTTAAAGACAAATGTGATTATTAAAAAAGGCTGGACTAAAGATGAAAAATTTATAAGTAGCCAAAATTTATATTGA
- the tsaE gene encoding tRNA (adenosine(37)-N6)-threonylcarbamoyltransferase complex ATPase subunit type 1 TsaE — MSKKFILGLDDINSLMDILPKNGIILLQGTLASGKTTLVKNIVKFHGIYEEVTSPTFSIMQSYKSEDITIYHYDIYQNGVNGLLNNGLFENLFEDGLHLVEWGDENLENLLKNYEIQYIKIVINLKDDLREYEVFGA; from the coding sequence ATGAGTAAGAAATTTATTCTTGGCTTAGATGATATAAACAGCCTAATGGATATTTTGCCAAAAAACGGGATAATTTTGCTTCAAGGAACACTCGCATCCGGCAAAACAACACTTGTTAAAAACATAGTAAAATTTCATGGAATATATGAAGAGGTTACATCTCCTACATTTTCTATAATGCAATCTTATAAGTCAGAAGATATAACAATTTATCATTATGATATATATCAAAATGGAGTTAATGGCTTATTAAACAATGGTCTTTTTGAAAATTTGTTCGAAGATGGACTGCATTTGGTAGAGTGGGGCGATGAGAATTTGGAAAATTTGCTTAAAAACTACGAAATACAATATATAAAAATTGTTATAAATTTAAAAGATGATTTAAGAGAATATGAGGTTTTTGGTGCATAA
- the mshL gene encoding pilus (MSHA type) biogenesis protein MshL, translating to MFKFLSKNLLFTFASIIILTTDALNAKESNCLSRSFNIKILEDITISEVINQISDMCYFSVVVKDNYSKKILSDKISGINIKNMSLSDSLNILLSENNLNYEFSNNVLKISALKTKTFKIDYITSVREGRAVTKASVDSSPIEFGEKSNSNESSSDTKNQDNIISTIEKFDFWEKLGVELKAILNNTTENISAPDPIINSNAGLITITGTPSQIKRAESYIHQIQKRLKKQVVIDVSIISVELNNQYKKGVDWSKFELGFNSNVFSNIEQKGADDKSTVRTAEISTPSSFRISTNSLNFGGSKSTLRLGAALNLNIDGVLNFLETNGKTKVISSPKVTTLNNQQALITVGENINYKIQETSEASESGRLNVTYKQYSTFVGILLNLLPEVSEDNRIMLRINPSLSSLSGTTNRLNLNGERSIAPDTLQKKISTVVHVNSGDTIILGGLIDQQKSKRNTKVPLLGDIPFIGNAFKSTNDTLTTTELIFVITPRVIDIEDQKPVANSLKELGFSKSIYER from the coding sequence ATGTTCAAATTTCTAAGTAAAAATTTACTTTTTACATTTGCTTCAATAATAATTTTAACAACAGATGCTCTTAATGCAAAAGAAAGCAACTGTCTAAGTAGAAGCTTTAATATAAAAATTCTAGAAGATATTACAATTAGCGAAGTTATTAATCAAATATCAGATATGTGCTATTTTAGTGTTGTTGTAAAAGATAATTATAGTAAAAAAATATTATCCGATAAGATATCTGGAATAAATATAAAAAATATGTCATTGAGCGATAGCTTGAATATATTGCTTAGTGAAAATAATTTAAATTATGAATTTTCAAATAATGTTTTAAAAATTTCAGCGCTAAAAACAAAAACATTTAAAATAGATTATATAACATCGGTTAGAGAAGGAAGAGCTGTAACAAAAGCCTCTGTTGATTCATCTCCTATTGAATTTGGAGAAAAATCTAACTCAAACGAATCATCTTCAGATACAAAAAACCAAGATAACATAATAAGTACAATAGAAAAATTTGATTTCTGGGAAAAACTCGGAGTAGAACTAAAAGCTATATTAAACAATACGACAGAAAATATATCTGCTCCTGATCCTATTATTAATTCAAATGCTGGATTAATAACAATAACAGGAACTCCATCTCAAATCAAAAGAGCGGAAAGCTATATACATCAAATACAAAAAAGACTAAAAAAACAAGTTGTTATAGATGTGTCTATTATATCTGTCGAATTAAACAACCAATACAAAAAGGGTGTTGATTGGTCTAAATTTGAATTAGGTTTTAACTCTAATGTGTTTAGCAACATAGAACAAAAAGGTGCAGATGATAAATCTACAGTAAGAACAGCAGAAATTTCAACCCCTAGCTCATTTAGAATAAGCACAAATTCACTTAATTTTGGTGGTTCTAAGAGTACTCTAAGATTAGGCGCTGCTTTAAATTTAAACATAGACGGTGTTCTTAATTTTTTAGAAACAAACGGAAAAACAAAAGTTATATCTAGCCCAAAAGTTACAACATTAAATAATCAACAGGCACTAATAACAGTTGGAGAAAATATAAATTATAAAATTCAAGAAACTAGTGAAGCAAGTGAATCGGGAAGACTCAATGTTACATACAAACAATATTCTACATTTGTTGGTATCTTACTCAACCTATTACCAGAAGTATCTGAAGATAATAGAATAATGCTTAGAATCAATCCTTCACTAAGTAGCTTAAGCGGAACTACCAATAGACTAAATTTAAACGGAGAAAGATCAATAGCACCAGACACTTTACAGAAAAAAATATCTACAGTTGTTCATGTTAATAGTGGAGATACTATAATATTGGGCGGATTAATTGATCAACAAAAATCAAAAAGAAACACAAAAGTTCCTCTTCTTGGCGATATACCTTTTATAGGAAATGCATTTAAATCAACAAATGATACACTAACCACAACAGAACTTATTTTTGTTATTACTCCTAGAGTAATAGATATAGAAGATCAAAAGCCGGTCGCAAATAGCCTAAAAGAACTTGGTTTCTCAAAGTCGATATATGAAAGATAA
- a CDS encoding pilus assembly protein PilO, which translates to MGSDILDKLDNYFEQKNQSEVSIIFIGAALFTIIIIYLIAFDSSTNFFESNRDRHADIDTKLSNTNHYLKSVSSADGDIEFEINRQTKALNLLNKTLYNKIEMNNYFDKRLRELSYLLFNEQNWANFVDNMVLLAKSTGIQILNLHNEFKNPGYQKIEQFLNIDIYAKGNFKSLINYINKIEESKLVVDLNKLDINSTDNDLDAKLGISVWGMKY; encoded by the coding sequence ATGGGAAGTGATATATTAGATAAATTAGACAATTATTTTGAACAAAAAAACCAGAGCGAAGTTTCCATTATTTTTATTGGAGCTGCTTTATTTACAATTATTATAATATACCTTATTGCATTTGATTCTTCAACTAATTTTTTTGAATCAAATAGAGATAGACATGCTGATATAGACACAAAATTATCCAATACAAACCACTATTTAAAATCAGTCAGCTCTGCAGATGGGGATATTGAGTTTGAAATCAATAGACAAACAAAAGCCTTAAATTTGCTAAACAAAACTTTATACAATAAAATAGAAATGAATAACTATTTTGATAAAAGACTAAGAGAATTATCTTATTTATTATTTAATGAACAAAATTGGGCTAATTTTGTCGACAATATGGTTTTACTAGCAAAGAGTACCGGGATTCAAATACTAAATTTGCATAATGAGTTCAAAAATCCCGGATATCAAAAAATAGAACAATTTTTAAATATAGACATATATGCAAAAGGAAATTTTAAAAGTTTGATAAACTATATAAATAAAATAGAAGAATCTAAGCTTGTTGTTGATCTCAACAAGTTAGATATAAACTCTACCGACAATGATCTTGATGCAAAACTTGGAATATCTGTATGGGGGATGAAATACTAA
- the lptB gene encoding LPS export ABC transporter ATP-binding protein, producing the protein MHKLEVKDLKKTIKKTNIINGVSLNIQSGEIVGLLGPNGAGKTTTFYMTCGLIKPSSGGIFLDGEDVTNTPLHKRARMGIGYLPQESSIFKDLSVEENLLLGAELVYKDKKECAKKVDEMLDLLNIEPIRLRKGVSLSGGERRRCEIARSLVITPKFLLLDEPFAGVDPIAVSDIQSIVRDLKKLGIGVLITDHNVRETLAICDRAYVIKDGNLLANGTAKEIANDKSVRTYYLGEEFKLLE; encoded by the coding sequence GTGCATAAATTAGAAGTAAAAGATTTAAAAAAGACTATAAAAAAGACAAATATTATAAATGGTGTATCACTAAATATACAAAGTGGCGAGATAGTAGGGCTACTTGGTCCAAATGGAGCTGGAAAAACAACTACTTTTTATATGACATGCGGGCTTATAAAACCAAGTAGCGGTGGTATTTTTTTAGACGGTGAAGATGTTACAAATACACCACTTCATAAAAGAGCCAGAATGGGAATAGGCTACTTGCCACAAGAATCAAGTATTTTTAAAGATTTAAGTGTTGAAGAAAACTTGCTTTTGGGTGCTGAGCTTGTATATAAAGACAAAAAAGAGTGCGCAAAAAAAGTAGATGAAATGCTTGATTTGTTAAATATAGAACCAATAAGGCTTAGAAAAGGTGTGAGTCTTAGTGGTGGTGAAAGAAGACGTTGTGAGATAGCAAGAAGTCTTGTAATAACACCTAAATTTTTACTTCTTGATGAACCTTTTGCTGGAGTTGATCCAATAGCTGTTAGCGATATACAAAGCATTGTAAGAGATCTAAAAAAACTTGGGATAGGGGTTTTGATAACCGATCACAACGTAAGAGAGACCTTGGCTATCTGCGATAGGGCTTATGTGATCAAAGATGGTAATTTGCTTGCAAATGGAACAGCCAAAGAGATAGCAAATGACAAAAGTGTAAGAACTTATTATCTTGGTGAAGAATTTAAACTTTTAGAGTAA
- a CDS encoding RNA-binding S4 domain-containing protein: MRIDKFLNVVNITKRRAISEDMCKSGVVSINGVIVKPAKDVKIGDKITIKFITKDVNYEVLAIPTTKSIPKSSQSEYVKQI; the protein is encoded by the coding sequence ATGAGAATAGATAAATTTTTAAATGTTGTAAATATAACAAAGCGTAGAGCTATTAGTGAAGATATGTGTAAAAGTGGTGTTGTAAGTATAAATGGTGTTATCGTAAAGCCAGCAAAAGATGTAAAAATAGGCGATAAAATCACAATAAAATTTATAACAAAAGATGTAAATTATGAAGTATTGGCTATACCTACAACTAAGAGCATACCAAAATCATCGCAAAGTGAGTATGTAAAACAAATATGA
- the hslU gene encoding HslU--HslV peptidase ATPase subunit encodes MNMTPKQIVEFLDDYVIGQKNAKKIIAIALRNRYRRMKLEKSIQDDIVPKNILMIGSTGVGKTEIARRLSKLMGLPFVKVEASKYTEVGFVGRDVESMVRDLVMASFNLIKSEQSEKNKEKIEEYIENKIIKKLLPPLPKGASEEKQADYEKSREKMVNKFRNGDLDDLTIEIEVEQSAIDTNSHMPPDMAQMQESFIKIIGITNKNVKKDMKVKDAKKALESEANEKILNIDDIKSEAIRRAENEGIIFIDEIDKVAVSSGNSSRQDPSKEGVQRDLLPIVEGSLVSTKFGNIKTDHILFIAAGAFHISKPSDLIPELQGRFPLRVELNSLDESVLYKILTQPKNSLLKQYIALLKTENVELVFDDEAIKEIAKIAQNANENMEDIGARRLHTVIEKVIEDISFEASDKVGEKIIVTKELVREKLENIVQNQDLARYIL; translated from the coding sequence ATGAATATGACACCAAAACAAATAGTTGAGTTTTTGGATGATTATGTTATCGGGCAAAAAAACGCTAAAAAAATAATAGCCATAGCTTTAAGAAATAGATACAGAAGAATGAAGCTTGAAAAATCTATACAAGATGATATAGTTCCAAAAAACATACTTATGATAGGTTCTACCGGTGTTGGAAAAACAGAGATAGCTCGTAGACTATCAAAGCTTATGGGACTTCCTTTTGTAAAAGTAGAAGCTAGCAAATATACAGAAGTTGGATTTGTGGGTCGCGATGTTGAAAGCATGGTTAGAGATCTTGTTATGGCTTCTTTTAATCTAATAAAATCGGAACAAAGCGAAAAAAACAAAGAAAAAATAGAAGAATACATAGAAAATAAAATTATCAAAAAATTACTTCCACCACTTCCAAAAGGTGCTAGTGAAGAAAAACAAGCTGATTATGAAAAAAGCCGTGAAAAAATGGTAAATAAATTTAGAAATGGTGATTTAGATGATTTAACGATAGAGATAGAAGTAGAACAAAGTGCTATTGATACAAACTCGCATATGCCACCAGATATGGCTCAAATGCAAGAAAGTTTTATTAAAATCATTGGAATTACAAATAAAAATGTAAAAAAAGATATGAAAGTAAAAGATGCCAAAAAAGCACTAGAGTCAGAAGCGAATGAAAAAATTTTAAATATAGATGATATAAAATCAGAAGCTATAAGAAGAGCTGAAAATGAAGGTATCATATTTATAGATGAGATTGATAAAGTTGCTGTTAGCTCTGGCAACTCCAGCAGACAAGATCCAAGCAAAGAAGGTGTTCAAAGAGATCTTTTGCCTATAGTTGAAGGCTCTTTGGTTTCAACAAAATTTGGAAATATAAAAACAGATCATATACTTTTTATAGCAGCAGGTGCCTTTCATATAAGCAAACCAAGCGATCTTATACCGGAACTACAAGGTAGATTTCCTTTAAGGGTTGAATTAAATAGTCTAGATGAAAGCGTTTTATATAAAATTTTAACTCAACCAAAAAATTCACTCTTAAAACAGTATATTGCACTATTGAAAACTGAAAATGTTGAATTAGTTTTTGATGATGAAGCTATAAAAGAGATAGCAAAAATAGCACAAAATGCTAATGAAAATATGGAAGATATAGGCGCTAGAAGACTGCATACTGTTATAGAAAAAGTAATAGAAGATATAAGTTTTGAAGCAAGTGATAAGGTTGGAGAAAAGATAATAGTAACAAAAGAACTTGTTAGAGAGAAACTTGAAAATATAGTCCAAAATCAAGATCTTGCAAGGTATATACTTTGA
- the rplI gene encoding 50S ribosomal protein L9, with translation MKVLLIKDVKGLGKSGEIKEVKDGYGNNFLIGKGLAKSATPDVIRQYEASQKRKAEELKYEIANLEKLKDELEKVTVVVKKPLGANGSLFGSVSKDEIATELESKFHLIVDKKSIEIDHNNLKNAGLYNLNVKLGHSINANLKVEVEGE, from the coding sequence ATGAAAGTATTATTAATAAAAGATGTTAAAGGTTTAGGTAAATCAGGAGAAATAAAAGAAGTAAAAGATGGATATGGAAATAATTTTTTAATAGGAAAAGGCCTTGCTAAATCTGCCACTCCTGATGTTATAAGACAATATGAAGCTTCTCAAAAAAGAAAAGCTGAAGAACTAAAATATGAAATAGCTAATTTAGAAAAACTAAAAGATGAACTTGAAAAAGTAACAGTTGTTGTAAAAAAACCATTGGGCGCCAATGGTAGTTTATTTGGTTCTGTTTCAAAAGATGAGATAGCAACAGAGCTTGAAAGTAAATTTCATCTTATTGTAGATAAAAAATCAATAGAAATAGATCACAATAACTTAAAAAATGCAGGTCTTTATAACTTAAATGTAAAACTAGGACATTCTATAAATGCAAATTTAAAAGTTGAAGTAGAGGGTGAATAA
- a CDS encoding glutamine--tRNA ligase/YqeY domain fusion protein codes for MEKKTNFLQTIIKNDLQTKKYEKIITRFPPEPNGYPHIGHAKSICLNFGLAKEFNGLCNLRMDDTNPTTEDTDYVKALKDAVEWLGFEYNGDIRYTSDYFDELYEYAVKLIKMGKAYVDSISEDQMSEYRGTVTSAGKRSEFANRTVEENLDLFERMKNGEFKNGEHILRAKIDMSAKNMQLRDPLLYRIRHSHHFRTGDKWCIYPMYDFAHPLSDYIEGVTHSICTLEFENNRDIYNWLLDTLGLSPRPYQYEFARLNINYTMMSKRKLIELVRKGIVSGWDDPRMPTIAGYKRKGYTKESIINFCEQIGVAKANSTVDVNQLEFCIRDDLNTKAPRVMCVSEPLKVIIENYEGDEELEADYFPPDVGKSGSRKLVFSKEIYIQKDDFSENPPKGYYRLTPTQSVRLKHGYIISFKEAIKDQNGDIVELRVNYHKDSKSGNDTSGIKVKSAIQWLSAKTAQKAELRLYDRLFLNESPKDENDLNPNSLIVIKDALIEPAVLSEKISQRFQFERLGYFYADPVDYTDDKPVFNKIVGLKDSYTKSPQIAQQNQEKSVKKEQIQGESKALSKEEQIIFERYTKELCLNDEVANILAKDKALSEFFQKALLELNSPINLANIITSQVAKEIKNSSADELKFSPLQVANLIKMLDDELISSKIVKDVFEIMAKTGNEPQKIVEEKGLIQISDANIIMPMIDEVLAKNSENLQKYKDGNTNLFGFFVGQVLKASGGKANPKVVNELVKEKLG; via the coding sequence ATGGAAAAAAAGACAAATTTCTTACAAACTATAATAAAAAATGACTTACAGACAAAAAAATATGAAAAAATAATAACAAGATTTCCACCAGAACCAAACGGCTATCCACACATAGGACATGCCAAATCAATATGTTTAAATTTCGGTCTTGCAAAGGAATTTAACGGACTTTGTAACCTAAGAATGGACGACACAAACCCAACCACAGAAGATACTGACTATGTAAAAGCCTTAAAAGATGCGGTTGAATGGCTTGGCTTTGAATATAATGGAGATATTAGATATACATCTGATTATTTTGACGAGCTTTACGAATATGCCGTAAAGCTTATAAAAATGGGCAAGGCTTATGTGGATAGCATAAGTGAAGATCAAATGAGCGAATACCGTGGCACGGTAACGAGTGCTGGAAAAAGAAGTGAGTTTGCAAACCGCACAGTGGAAGAAAACTTAGACCTTTTTGAGCGTATGAAAAACGGCGAGTTTAAAAACGGCGAGCATATTTTAAGAGCAAAAATAGATATGAGTGCAAAAAATATGCAACTTCGAGACCCTTTGCTTTATAGGATTCGCCACTCTCATCATTTTAGGACAGGCGATAAATGGTGCATTTATCCTATGTATGATTTTGCCCATCCTTTGTCTGATTATATAGAAGGCGTTACGCATTCTATTTGCACCCTTGAGTTTGAAAACAATCGCGACATTTACAACTGGCTACTTGACACTCTAGGACTTAGCCCACGGCCTTATCAGTATGAGTTTGCAAGGCTAAATATAAACTACACAATGATGAGTAAAAGAAAGCTTATAGAACTTGTAAGAAAAGGCATAGTTAGTGGCTGGGATGACCCTAGAATGCCAACTATCGCAGGATACAAAAGAAAGGGCTATACAAAAGAATCTATCATTAACTTTTGCGAACAAATAGGTGTAGCAAAGGCAAACTCAACCGTAGATGTGAATCAACTTGAGTTTTGTATAAGAGATGATTTAAACACCAAAGCACCGCGTGTTATGTGTGTTAGCGAGCCTTTAAAAGTGATTATTGAAAACTACGAGGGGGATGAAGAGCTTGAGGCTGATTATTTTCCACCTGATGTTGGTAAAAGTGGCAGTAGAAAGCTAGTATTTTCAAAAGAAATTTATATCCAAAAAGATGATTTTAGCGAGAATCCACCAAAGGGATATTATAGGTTAACTCCTACTCAAAGCGTGAGATTAAAACACGGCTATATCATAAGCTTCAAAGAGGCTATAAAAGATCAAAACGGCGATATAGTTGAGCTTAGAGTAAATTATCACAAAGACTCAAAAAGTGGCAATGACACAAGTGGCATAAAGGTAAAAAGTGCTATACAATGGCTAAGTGCAAAGACAGCCCAAAAAGCCGAGCTTAGACTTTATGATAGATTGTTTTTAAACGAAAGCCCAAAAGATGAGAACGACCTAAATCCAAACTCACTTATAGTTATAAAAGATGCCTTGATAGAACCAGCTGTACTTAGTGAAAAAATAAGCCAGAGATTTCAGTTTGAAAGACTTGGATATTTTTATGCTGATCCAGTTGATTATACAGATGATAAGCCTGTGTTTAACAAAATAGTAGGGCTTAAAGACTCTTACACAAAAAGCCCACAAATAGCACAGCAAAATCAAGAAAAAAGTGTCAAGAAAGAGCAAATCCAAGGCGAAAGCAAGGCTTTAAGCAAAGAAGAACAAATTATCTTTGAAAGATACACAAAAGAATTATGCTTAAATGATGAAGTTGCAAATATCTTAGCAAAAGATAAGGCCTTATCTGAGTTTTTCCAAAAAGCACTTTTAGAGTTAAACAGCCCTATAAATTTAGCAAATATTATAACTTCGCAAGTGGCAAAAGAGATAAAAAATAGCAGTGCAGATGAGCTTAAATTTAGTCCTTTGCAAGTTGCAAATTTGATTAAAATGCTTGATGATGAGCTAATTTCAAGCAAGATAGTTAAAGATGTTTTTGAGATTATGGCTAAAACCGGCAACGAACCACAAAAGATAGTGGAAGAAAAAGGACTTATTCAAATAAGCGATGCAAATATCATAATGCCTATGATTGATGAAGTTTTAGCAAAAAATAGTGAGAATTTACAAAAATACAAAGATGGCAATACAAATCTTTTTGGCTTTTTTGTAGGTCAAGTACTAAAAGCAAGTGGAGGCAAGGCAAATCCGAAGGTCGTAAATGAGCTTGTAAAAGAGAAATTAGGTTAA
- the hslV gene encoding ATP-dependent protease subunit HslV: MFHATTILAYKGKNKSVIGGDGQVSFGNTILKGNATKIRKIHNGKVIAGFAGSTADAFNLFDMFEKNLEQAKGDLLKAVIEFSKEWRKDKYLRKLEAMMLVLNREKIFLLSGTGDVVEPEDGKIAAIGSGGNYALSAARALDRVDTNIDEEELVKQSLNIAGEICIYTNTNIKTYVIEDEK, from the coding sequence GTGTTTCATGCAACAACCATACTAGCATATAAAGGAAAAAATAAGTCTGTTATAGGTGGTGATGGACAAGTTAGCTTTGGCAATACAATACTTAAAGGCAATGCTACAAAAATAAGAAAAATACACAATGGAAAGGTTATCGCTGGTTTTGCTGGTAGCACAGCCGATGCCTTTAATCTTTTTGATATGTTTGAAAAGAATTTAGAACAAGCTAAGGGTGATCTTTTGAAGGCTGTTATTGAGTTTTCAAAAGAGTGGAGAAAAGATAAGTATCTTAGAAAACTTGAAGCAATGATGTTAGTTTTAAATAGAGAAAAAATTTTCTTACTAAGTGGAACTGGTGATGTTGTAGAGCCAGAAGATGGAAAAATAGCAGCTATAGGAAGTGGCGGAAACTACGCATTATCAGCAGCTAGAGCATTAGACAGGGTAGATACTAATATTGATGAAGAAGAGCTTGTAAAACAGAGCTTAAATATAGCTGGAGAAATTTGTATATATACAAATACAAATATAAAAACTTATGTTATAGAGGATGAAAAATAA